The Trachemys scripta elegans isolate TJP31775 chromosome 14, CAS_Tse_1.0, whole genome shotgun sequence genome segment CTGGTGACTGACGCTCTCCAGCAGCACTCGGCTAACAGTGGTAACCATTGGGATTTCTTCCTACCTGGGTCTCATGAATGACATTTTCATAGGCATCCTCATCAGCTGCTGAGTCCGGTGTCTCCTCCATGGGCATGCAGATGGCTGCCTTACAAGAGGCTGCAGGTTCACTGGTAACGAAGGGCGACGGGGTGTTTCCAGGTACCTGAAACAGGCATGTGAGGTGTTCAGAACAAAGAGAAAACTCCAAGTCCCTTCTTCCCAAGGTCCACACTGGGGAGCTATAGGGCTAGAGAAACGAGGaatcagtttctcctctgcaCCTTTGCTGAATGTGTTTGAATAATGACCCCTAAACAGAGTCATCAGTGGAGTTGAATTTGACACTTTCAGCATTAAAAGACTGAAAACGACACCACTTACGCTACAGCAGTAACTCTGCTAAGTGGTAGTTGTAGTAAACTTTtttatgtggaccagccactagagggggagaAAGTCACACGTTGTGCTAGCGTGGGTCACATCTGCAGTTACTTCAGCACAGGGGAGACAGATGCCCCCTTTCGAGGGCTGATAATCAGCACTAGGTGACCGATCCTTGGAACATTGCCTTTTTCAGCTTTTGAGCAATGTGTGAAATATTCTAAACTCAGGCATCTGCCTCGGGTTTGCCTTACCAGCCTATAGGGATGGAAGTTCTTTTCCCTTTGTCCAGGCGCTCCCTCAAGGGCTGAAAGAACCAGAAAGAGGAAGTGCATCAAGGTGAAGTCAAGCTATTTTTAGGTGTGTCTAGGTGTTTCTAAGGCCCTCGGCACACCCATAGCTGAGCACCTCGATGCAGTGCCAGGTATATGAAGCTCTCCTCGGAAAAGGCGTAACACTTAGCAATTTTCATCATCTAAGGGCTTTTTGAGAATGAGTTTGGTAAACACTGGACTGTCTAGGTACCTATGTAACCCACTGAACTTGGGTGACCCAGTGGTGCTAACATGGACTCAGCCCAGTAggcctaaatcagtggttctcaacctatttaccattgtgggccgcagcCAATATTACCTGTAtgaccctgaggatgtcacatgggccgcagctctgtactgattgggctgcaagtggcctgcgggccgcaggttgagaaccactggcctaaatgAACCAGGTGAACCTCCCAGTACAGAAGTGGTTCTAGGTCTCTGGATCCCCAGATCCACTCTGCTTTTCACTGCATGTGGAAAGCGGTAACATTGGCTCTACAGTGTGTTTGCCCTTCCTCCACAGCTCAGCCCCTCTTTCCTGCTAACATGAGGTTAGGAGTCTGCGGATATGTTTAGCAAGGAGAGGACAGAGCCCGGCAACACTACCCAGGGAGGACTTCCCATAGTTAAGCAGGGCAGAAACTTGCCAGAGAGTTTAACACTGGTCTGACTGGCCTCAGCTTCCCATGGTGGGATCATTATGCCTGGCTTTGGGAGCATTTCTTGGGAGCCAGCTATGTTGCCAAAGGAGAGTCTGCTGCCATCAGCAATGCAGAGAGACACTGGGACAAGGTGGCCTCAGGCTCTGTGTACTTGTAACTAGTTTGAGATGCAAATAGAAGATCTTGGGCATGTGCCAGCAGCATTTAAACCCAGCAGGCTCATGTGGTTAAGGTGGCTCCAGGATAATGGAGTACAAACAGGTAACCAGGTAAGTCACTTTGGGTGTGAATGACACACCATGGGATAGCAGTCGGAGGGCGAACGGAATGGCTGTGGGCACCATGGAATGGGGATGCCCTGATATAACCCCCACCAAAATAGTTAAGTTGCTTCCGTAgaggtttaatttttttgaaagaaGGTGCAAGATAAACTGATGTAAGACCGTTTGTGTGTGGACACAAGACATTTCCTGCCAGGAGAAAGCGAAGTTAAGctggtgcaactttctcatgtagacaagccctggctcttctgctttgtgtgtgtgtgatacaagcggggtgggggaaatcattaattttccttttgctttctaaACAGCTGCAGCGTTCTTTCTTACCGTGTGCCAGAGCTAGTAAAAGAGAACTGCAGGGTTTTAGCCCCTGTATGAGGCTCATTAAAGCCCAGCTGCAGGTCATTGAAGCTAGGAGGAAAGATCAGTGTTAGCCAATAAAAGGAGGTCTTACAGAGGTTGTTCCAGGAGGGATGGAATTTGTCTCTTTGTTTCTGGCCGTTAGAACCTGCCTAGCCCAGCTGTGGCTAATAAAGTCAGGGGTTCAGCAATTCCCAGAGTGCAAAACCCAAGCCAGCCTGGGGCTTTGGAGGTACAGAAAGCCTTTATAGCAGTGGCTGTCAAAGAGCTGGTGATTCACCATCAGGTTAGTGAGAGACCCTCTACTGCTGGGTTTCTCaattgttttcttttgatttctaTTGGAATGTATGCACTTAAAAAATTGCAGGCTTCTTAGAAATAAACAAGCCCACCCATCCAGCTGGCCTGTGTTAGATGCCTATGCTATGACTGGGATTGGGGTTTGATCCTGTGTAGACCGGCTGCCTTCCAATTTTCACATGCCCTCTCTGTGTGAAGGGTTGCTGGGGTGGGAGTGGCTGTGACTAGATGCTTGTGATATATTTGGAGACAGTTTCTCTGCAGTTACGTTTGGTGGAAGGAGCGCTGCGGGTCAGAGAAATGAACCTGAATATGCAGGCCGCACTGAGTGAAGAGTAAAGTGACTCATTCCTTGGGAAAGGGATCATTTTTACCTTTGTTTCTCCTCTGCGTCATCCTTCTAAACAGTACAACGGTGAGCAAAATCAAAAGCAGAACCAGCAGGATGCATGGGGTCAGGATATGGAGGGCTGGGTCTGTTGTACtaaaagcaagaggaaaagaGAGTCTGTTTCTACCCTGCTTGATACTTGCACTTTGTTTAGGTAGCATTTTAATCAAAGAGCTCATTGCCTTTGGCTGAGACGTGTGAGTATTACCCCCATTttgcagagagagaaactgaggcatggacgTTTAGTGACTCACTCCAATGTGCTACAGTGAGatagtggaagagctgggaacagaatttggATCTCCTAACTCCGCACCATACAGTCTACGTGCTAGTCCCTTGACTTCAGCAGCCAGttaattttttacatttacattccTAATGCTCAGCGAGGCAGAGCAGGGTTCAGATGGGAACTGGCAGGCAGTGATGTGTGTGCTTTGTCTCGTGTCTAGAAAACCTCTGGGTGCAATTGCCTGTGGCCTCAGCccctggagtcctgtgatgaGGGCAGAGTCTccgctttcattttttaaaaagtctccagccctcatggttgccaatgtggaagcagagaaagaagaggagggtTTAAGTGCAGCTATTTAACAGCAGAGACAGAGCAATTGTTGAGCTAAATTTTAGCCTAATATTGCGAGACCTGTAAAAGCAGGTCTTACATTAGAAGCAAGTGAGAAACAGCAAAATAGTCCGTGTGACTTAGTCTTGAGATAACaatgttttgggggggaaaaaaaagttaaaaaaaaatagcctaaATAAAATGCCgatgtttttaattaatgcacGTCACAAGAGGTATAAATGTttgtgtgatttttgtttgtactttggagacactgaggcagagatgctctCTGCTAGCTGTATTCTTCCCTTGCAATTGCTTGAATAAAGCTGTCTGATTTTGTTGCTTCCAACCTAAGAGTGGAGTTTGTTTCTACCACAATATTTGGTGCCGTGACTTGGATGGCTATGCCCAGCTGATGCAGTGACCACTACAGACCGTCCCCCTTCGAACCCCAGGCGCCAACTCAGAGGTAAGAGACCTCTTGAAATCTCTGTTGGGGTATCAGAGGAGGACTGACTGTGGGGCCGTCTGTCCCTTTGGGCTCACGCCATGCGAActtttgtttatgcaacaaaatcagacacaaagtGGTGTTGGGGAACTGGTTGCCCCATGTAAGGTTAGTTGTGTGCATACGCAGGGCTGGGAAATGTGGTGTTGCCCCAGGGTAAGCCAATGTGTGGTTTAAGTCAGACCTATTAAGTTGAGGGGTTGTAATAATGCATTCAAAAAAGAACATAGGTGTGTTCAGTCCGGACAAAGGGGTTGTGATGACGCcctcttttaaaaacaagaaacaagTGAGAAACAGCAAAATAATCTGTGTGACCTAGCCTTGAGAACGATgttttgaagaaaacaaaaaaagtaatgtTTTTAATGCACGTcacaaaaaatataaatgtttgtgtGATTttgtttgtacttttaaaaaaaacaaggcaAAAATGCTCTCTGCCAGCTGTATTCTTCCCTTGCAATTGCTCAAATAAAGCTGTCTCTGATTTTTGTTGCTTCCAACCTAAAAGTAAAGTTTGTTTCTACCACGCCAAGAAAGGCTTGCTGGTGTGACCTGTGTGTGGCTGGAAAATAGATCTATCacgcattgtgaaatctgtctgtaggtatcataattcctatggctggactgcagctgggactgggacagcctcctctccacaAATGCTGCTGAGGTCCAACAGTTTGgtattgctccaagcgggggatctcctggtgcgtggagcagccgtggtcacctggaaagatgcactgagaccactgcacgtgtCACCGAGCAAACAAGAAGGGGACTtgcaaaattcccaaggaatttaagagGTGGGACTCGTGGTTGGTCACCtgaaggcagggcagtagagttcaaaccgatgaccagagaggcgagaacaggcattgtgggacacctcccggaggccaactGCAGCACTGGCACTGCGGAGCTGTAGCCCCGgtgcagaaagctctacgcctcttgtcggggtggttttgttttgtttttttaacagtgctgcaactgcgcagtttctgtgcactaagtggcttggcagtgtgtacacctcaggagttacaccgcagtaagctgctttactgcacagaaacttacCAGTGTAGACAGATGCTCTTGGAGTTGAGCATGTCTCTAAACCTCCAGCACTATGGGTGTCCTCTGCAGGGAGTGCCTGCCCTCCGAGAGCAGTGTAGAAACCCCGGCCGTGCCAGAATGTTCCATGAAATGGGCTCCCCCACAGTGCCCTTTTGTCAGGGGCTGGTGGTCTCGAGCCCTGGTCCACAGGACTCTTAACAGCCGGTATGTTCCAATGTGCCACCGGAACGCAAACCTGAACTTTGACCgaggactccagtcctgggatCTGAGTGAGAAAACTCAGAGGGTCCTGACTGGTTCCTGCTTCTATTTAAACTGAGCAGAGGTACAGGAAATGGTCTGTGCAACTGGGTTTTTCCATGCTTAGGCCCGCATCCCCTGGGCTACCAGCTCCTGGTACCtgacataggcaccgactccgtgggtgctccaggggggagcacccatggggggaaaattagtgagtgctctgcacccaccagcagccaagctcccgtcctgtccacctcctcccctgaatgtgCCACGTctctgctcctccacctacctcccagtgcttcctgcccagccactgccaaacagctgttaggccgctccgggagggggagggaggaacggGAATGTGGCGtgctcgggggaagaggcggggccggggcagagatttggggaaaaaagttggaataggagcagggagggggtgggccctcatggaaggggtagagtcagggcagggctggggggagctatGGTACCTGATTCTGACATCCTGATCTGGCACACCCTGTGAGCCTGGGCCTCTGGTCTGTCTTGGACTCTGATCTTCTGGTAACACCTGACTCTTGGTCTGCCCTCTGGCCGATCTCAGATACAGGTCTCCTGGTATCCAGACCTGGCCtggctcctgctctgaccactaggtcagactgcccacaTCCCGGTCATGACCCTTCTAGAATGTGCCTGGACACTCACCCTGCAGGAGGGTCGCTGCTGTGAACTGTGGAGTTGGATTCAGCCACTTCAGGGGCAGTCCATCTGAAAGGAGACTCAGTGGAGGCAGCATGCACTGTTGTCTGTCTCATTGGTGCTGGGGGTGGTGAGGCAGGAACAGCTGTGAACACGCAGACTTAGCTGTGTTAAGTCTTCTGATTTTTGCCGAATATTTTGGCTTCATATTAATTGAGTATATACCTGCCTTTGTCTTCAGGGTATTGAACACCCTGTTTATGCATTTGCTGGATGACTCttattaataatacctagctcttacatagcagcGATGTGGGGTGCTTTGGTTTTAACCCTGTAGCTCTACTTAGATCTCCTGGTTTATTTCTTGTGGACTGAAACTGCAAATAGCtattaaaggtttagaaagaTGAAGCCTGGTTTCCTGTGCAGTGATCGCTGCCCTGTCCCATCGCCTTACAAATATAGTATTAACGGCCTGACTACGACGCACGCAAAGCTCCAATTAACTTGTAACGAGAGTTTGACTTTCAGCAAAAATATCCCAGCTCAGGGCGGACACAGCCAAGTTGCCGCTGCACATGTGTAACTTAAACATTCTGTTTTGTTACTAGGCTCTCTCTCTGCCGGCTGTTTCTGGCCTCCCTTCTTCTTCCCTAAGCCATCCTAGCCCAAGTCAGTATTCTTTCTCCTACACCCATCTCTGGCACTTATTTATACTGCAACATGGGAATTGTCGTACTCGATCAAACCAGTGGTCCATGTTGATGTACCTCTGACAGCGGCCACTACTTTAGAGGAAGGGGCAAGAGTCCCATAATTAGGGAATAATCTGCTCATAGGGGACACTTCTTCCAGCTCCCCTCATTTGGTGGTTGGTTTTTGCCCTGAAGCAGGGGGGTTTATATCCCTTGTACATTTCTCTTCAGTTTAGGCCTGGTCTAAAAACacagttgcactgatttaactacacCTGACTTTAAACCACTTTAGTTCAACTAGTACAACCTTGTGCTTGGACACTCCTAGACCCCaggtttaaaattgtttttatcaGTTTAGCTTACATCTTCGGACTGATCTACATACAAACGTgcactgcagtaattacatctGGTTACAATTCACACCCCTTGTTCCAGTACAAGTCTGTGTGCAGACTGAAGGCAGTAACAATCAAAGAAGACTCATGCAGGAACTTACCTGGAAGAACATTCACTTTCACAGAGAACATGAGATCCAATCCCAGTTTGTCTATCCCACACCAGTAAGTCCCGGAGTCTTTCTCTGTGAGGTTTTTCATGGTCACTATGAACATGCAGAAAGTGTGAATGTCTTTGATGGAGACTCTGTCGTGCTTCACAATTGCCTCTGACCCTGTTGTAACAGCTATGATGTCCAAGTTGTTCCTCTGCACCAGTATTTAATATAATTCTCGTAGCCTCTGCCATACCAACACTGTACAGTGAGTTCTCCGCCCAGGGGACCGCTTGCCTCCTGAGGGCCAATCAAAGCCCAACATCctacgaaaaaaaaaaaaaaatccagaaagaaATGGAGATAAGAACggcgatactgggtcagaccaaaggtacatctagcTCCGTATCCTGTCtttggacagtggccaatgccaaatgcttcagagggagtgaacagaatcgatggatataaactggccatcaacaagtttaggcttgaaattagatgaaggtttttaaccatcagaggagtgaagttctgaacaGCCTTCCACGGGGAGTAGAGGGggcaaaaaatcttactggcttcaCGACTgcgcttgataagtttatggaggggatgacaAGACTGCCTGTAATAGCATCTAGCCGATCTGCGAcagctattagcaaatatctccaacggct includes the following:
- the LOC117887633 gene encoding CMRF35-like molecule 5, with product MRIFPVLFWILLKGYFHGLAALELTGPEAVSGLWGRSVSVPCQYHEGYQETPKYWCSGITWQSCSKVVETTGSEAEVTRGRVSIRDNHTLRVFTVTLENLTLGFTGRNNLDIIAVTTGSEAIVKHDRVSIKDIHTFCMFIVTMKNLTEKDSGTYWCGIDKLGLDLMFSVKVNVLPAVPASPPPAPMRQTTVHAASTESPFRWTAPEVAESNSTVHSSDPPAGTTDPALHILTPCILLVLLLILLTVVLFRRMTQRRNKALEGAPGQREKNFHPYRLVPGNTPSPFVTSEPAASCKAAICMPMEETPDSAADEDAYENVIHETQASRSTEEVAPGTVKFPTSHQQTIYANMNPNTRSRTSPSRHQGKRGKKNTG